One genomic segment of Hevea brasiliensis isolate MT/VB/25A 57/8 chromosome 3, ASM3005281v1, whole genome shotgun sequence includes these proteins:
- the LOC110662511 gene encoding calmodulin-like protein 8, producing the protein MGDVLTEEQITEFQEAFCLLDKDGDGRITFEELATAIKSLEENPTEEELQSMINEVDVNGNGTIEFGEFLNLMARKMKESEAEEELKEAFKVFDKDQDGYISPNELRHVMINLGEKLTDEEVELMIREADLDGDGQVNYEEFVRMMLAI; encoded by the exons ATGGGAGATGTGTTAACTGAAGAGCAGATTACTGAGTTTCAAGAAGCTTTTTGTCTGCTTGACAAGGATGGAGATG gtCGCATTACTTTTGAGGAATTGGCGACTGCAATCAAGTCCCTAGAAGAGAATCCGACAGAAGAAGAATTGCAGAGCATGATCAATGAAGTAGATGTTAATGGCAATGGAACGATAGAGTTCGGAGAGTTCTTGAATCTTATGGCAAGGAAAATGAAG GAAAGTGAAGCAGAAGAGGAATTGAAAGAAGCATTCAAAGTGTTTGACAAGGACCAGGATGGCTACATTTCACCTAATGAG TTGAGGCACGTAATGATAAATCTAGGAGAGAAACTGACAGATGAAGAGGTTGAGCTGATGATCAGAGAGGCTGATTTGGATGGAGATGGCCAAGTTAATTACGAGGAATTCGTCAGAATGATGCTTGCTATCTGA
- the LOC110662570 gene encoding calcium-transporting ATPase 12, plasma membrane-type-like translates to MPLRLRKHDHSPILDPEPLVPAKRRWRMAFTVIYFSRLLLSLSKKVLYEQTKLLRSLSYVAIQVDDDNPSRDHASLVNIDQNTLSRMLKEKNHHSLNQLGGLMQVAAILQSDVKKGVSGSEADLAHRRDVFGANKYKKPPAKKFLSYVLEALKDTTIIILLACAILSLAFGIKQHGPKDGWYDGGSIIVAIFLVVVISAVSNFKQSRQFLKLSDESSDIRVQVVRDGRHQNISIFDVVVGDLVSLKIGDQIPADGLFSDGYSLKVDESSMTGESDHVEVNGATNPFLLSGTKVTDGFGFMLVTSVGMNTAWGEMMSSISRNLDEQTPLQARLNKLTSYIGKVGLAVAILVLAVLTIRYFTGNTRDDHGRPEYNGSKTKVNDVLNSVVDIIAAAVTIVVVAIPEGLPLAVTLTLAYSMKQMMADNALVRKLSACETMGSATTICTDKTGTLTMNQMQVSEFWLGKELTEHSVSTEIEPEFSLLLEEGIALNTAATVNKPHPTSTPEISGSPTEKAILSWAVLDLGLNIYETKQKCEIMNVETFNSEKKRSGVMMRKSNEQAIHTHWKGGAEMILAMCTTYYVKSGELIDINEEERMQFRAIIHSMAAKSLRCIAFAHKKVIEENRLISEKLEETGFTLLGLVGLKDPCRPGVRTAVESCKKAKVSVKMITGDNPHTARAIAIECGILNPQDDMDNKAVVEGVEFRNYSPEERMARIEDIRVMARSSPFDKLLMVQCLKEKGHVVAVTGDGTNDAPALKEADIGLSMGIQGTEVAKESSDIIILDDNFTSVVTVLRWGRCVYNNIQKFIQFQLTVNVAALVINFVAAISSGKVPLTAVQLLWVNLIMDTMGALALATEQPTDELMTKSPAGRSEPLITKIMWRNLIAQALYQLVVLLILQFKGKYIFAVDEKVKSTLIFNTFVLCQVFNEFNARKLEKRNIFKGIHKNKLFLAIIGITIVLQVMMVELLKRFASTERLSWEQWGACIGIAAVSWPIGFAVKCIPVSGKEASKQRASGI, encoded by the coding sequence ATGCCTTTGAGACTTCGAAAGCATGACCACTCACCTATTCTTGATCCTGAACCTCTCGTCCCAGCCAAACGTAGGTGGCGGATGGCTTTCACAGTCATTTATTTTTCAAGGTTGCTTCTTTCCTTGTCCAAGAAAGTTTTGTACGAACAAACCAAGCTCTTGCGTTCACTTTCCTATGTTGCCATCCAAGTCGATGATGATAACCCCAGTAGGGACCATGCGTCTTTGGTCAATATTGATCAGAATACACTCTCTCGGATGCTAAAAGAGAAGAACCACCACTCCTTGAACCAACTAGGAGGACTTATGCAGGTTGCTGCAATTCTTCAGAGCGATGTGAAGAAAGGTGTCAGCGGTAGTGAAGCTGATCTTGCACATAGGAGAGATGTTTTTGGTGCAAATAAGTACAAGAAGCCACCTGCAAAAAAATTTCTCAGCTACGTACTTGAAGCACTTAAGGACACGACCATTATCATTCTTTTGGCCTGTGCTATTCTGTCTCTGGCTTTCGGCATTAAACAGCATGGCCCAAAAGATGGTTGGTATGATGGAGGAAGCATTATTGTTGCTATCTTTCTTGTCGTGGTCATCTCAGCTGTGAGCAACTTCAAGCAATCCAGGCAATTTCTTAAACTTTCTGATGAAAGCAGTGACATAAGGGTGCAAGTAGTGAGAGATGGAAGGCACCAGAATATATCTATTTTTGATGTTGTGGTGGGCGATCTGGTGTCTCTAAAGATAGGGGATCAAATACCAGCTGATGGGTTGTTCTCGGATGGTTATTCTTTAAAGGTAGATGAATCTAGCATGACAGGTGAAAGCGACCACGTTGAGGTAAACGGCGCCACAAATCCATTCCTGCTCTCTGGTACCAAGGTGACTGATGGCTTTGGTTTCATGCTTGTTACATCCGTTGGAATGAATACAGCTTGGGGTGAGATGATGAGTTCTATAAGCCGCAATTTGGATGAGCAGACCCCATTGCAAGCACGACTCAACAAACTGACATCTTACATCGGAAAAGTTGGATTGGCAGTGGCCATCCTGGTTCTTGCTGTTTTGACAATCCGTTACTTCACAGGAAACACTAGAGATGATCATGGACGTCCAGAATATAATGGAAGTAAGACAAAGGTCAATGATGTGCTGAATTCAGTGGTCGATATTATTGCAGCAGCAGTGACTATTGTAGTGGTAGCAATTCCAGAAGGTCTACCCCTGGCCGTAACCCTAACACTTGCTTACTCTATGAAGCAAATGATGGCAGACAATGCATTGGTGCGCAAACTCTCAGCATGTGAAACAATGGGTTCAGCCACAACAATCTGCACCGACAAGACAGGCACTCTCACTATGAACCAGATGCAAGTTTCAGAGTTTTGGCTTGGAAAAGAGCTAACTGAGCATAGTGTTTCAACGGAAATAGAACCAGAGTTCTCTTTGTTACTAGAAGAAGGTATTGCTTTAAATACAGCAGCCACTGTTAACAAACCACATCCTACATCAACCCCTGAAATATCTGGCAGTCCAACTGAGAAGGCAATACTCTCTTGGGCTGTCCTAGATTTGGGATTGAATATCTACGAAACAAAGCAAAAGTGTGAAATAATGAATGTAGAAACATTCAATTCAGAGAAAAAGAGAAGTGGGGTGATGATGAGGAAAAGCAATGAGCAAGCTATTCACACACACTGGAAGGGAGGAGCTGAGATGATATTAGCAATGTGTACAACTTATTATGTCAAAAGCGGGGAACTCATAGACATAAATGAGGAAGAAAGAATGCAATTTAGGGCAATAATTCATAGTATGGCAGCCAAAAGCCTGAGATGCATTGCCTTTGCCCACAAAAAAGTTATAGAAGAAAACAGGCTAATCTCTGAGAAGCTTGAAGAAACTGGATTCACCTTGTTAGGGCTTGTGGGATTGAAGGACCCATGTAGACCAGGGGTTAGAACAGCTGTAGAATCATgtaagaaagcaaaagtgagtgTTAAAATGATCACTGGTGACAATCCACACACAGCAAGAGCTATAGCTATTGAATGTGGAATTCTTAATCCTCAAGACGACATGGACAACAAAGCAGTAGTAGAAGGTGTTGAATTCAGAAATTACTCACCTGAAGAGAGAATGGCAAGGATAGAAGATATCAGAGTAATGGCAAGATCATCCCCATTTGACAAGCTTCTGATGGTACAATGCTTGAAAGAGAAAGGTCATGTAGTAGCAGTCACCGGTGATGGCACGAATGATGCCCCTGCCCTTAAGGAAGCAGACATCGGGCTTTCCATGGGAATTCAAGGGACAGAGGTGGCAAAAGAAAGCTCAGACATAATCATCTTGGATGATAATTTCACCTCTGTGGTGACAGTTTTGAGGTGGGGGAGGTGTGTCTACAACAACATTCAGAAGTTCATCCAATTTCAGCTCACTGTTAATGTTGCTGCTCTTGTCATCAACTTTGTTGCAGCCATCTCTTCTGGTAAAGTCCCCCTTACTGCAGTTCAGCTACTGTGGGTGAACCTCATCATGGACACCATGGGGGCGCTAGCATTGGCGACTGAGCAGCCCACTGATGAGCTCATGACAAAGTCTCCAGCAGGTAGATCTGAGCCACTTATTACCAAAATCATGTGGAGGAACCTTATTGCTCAGGCCTTGTATCAGTTAGTCGTCTTACTGATTCTACAATTTAAGGGCAAGTACATCTTTGCTGTGGATGAAAAGGTCAAGAGTACCCTCATCTTCAACACTTTCGTCCTCTGCCAAGTATTTAATGAATTCAATGCAAGGAAGTTGGAGAAGAGGAACATATTCAAAGGCATACATAAGAACAAGTTGTTCCTAGCAATCATCGGAATTACCatagtgcttcaagtgatgatggtaGAGCTTCTGAAGAGGTTTGCTAGTACTGAGAGGCTGAGTTGGGAGCAATGGGGAGCTTGCATTGGCATTGCAGCTGTATCTTGGCCAATTGGTTTTGCTGTGAAATGCATTCCGGTTTCTGGCAAAGAAGCTTCCAAGCAAAGAGCTTCTGGAATATGA